From a region of the Geothrix sp. 21YS21S-2 genome:
- a CDS encoding cache domain-containing protein: MRFAAPLLALTCLVANAQTSERTQAERIVQKAIAYARQDGMDKLILQTNLPHGIFHVGSGSDLYLFVYDLKGVAKANGFQSELVGTSRWDVKDAKGLYQVREFIKVARTKGRGWVDYHFVNPITRKVEPKATYVEAHEGFVFCCGSYRN; the protein is encoded by the coding sequence ATGCGCTTTGCCGCCCCCCTCCTCGCCCTCACCTGCCTGGTCGCGAACGCCCAGACCTCCGAACGGACCCAGGCCGAACGCATCGTCCAGAAGGCCATCGCCTACGCCAGGCAGGACGGCATGGACAAGCTGATCCTGCAGACCAACCTGCCGCACGGCATCTTCCACGTGGGGAGCGGCAGCGACCTGTACCTCTTCGTGTACGACCTGAAGGGGGTCGCCAAGGCCAACGGGTTCCAGTCCGAGCTGGTGGGCACCAGCCGATGGGACGTGAAGGACGCCAAGGGCCTCTACCAGGTGCGGGAGTTCATCAAGGTGGCCCGGACCAAGGGCAGAGGCTGGGTTGACTACCACTTCGTGAACCCCATCACCCGGAAGGTGGAACCCAAGGCGACCTACGTGGAAGCCCACGAAGGCTTCGTCTTCTGCTGCGGCAGCTACCGGAACTAG
- a CDS encoding type II 3-dehydroquinate dehydratase, with amino-acid sequence MTKILVLHGAGMNMRGKVQLETFGPMTLPDYDAKIRGYAAELDVAVEIFHSNIEGEVINRIYDACGEGFDAAIFNPAGFGTGYPALVAALSQANFPVIEVHISNPIRRGPATQTAAVSLGVVAGFGVAGYELALRGICGHLTTRA; translated from the coding sequence ATGACCAAGATCCTTGTGCTCCACGGCGCCGGCATGAACATGCGCGGAAAGGTCCAGCTCGAGACCTTCGGCCCCATGACCCTGCCGGACTACGACGCGAAGATCCGCGGCTACGCGGCGGAGCTGGACGTGGCGGTGGAGATCTTCCATTCCAACATCGAAGGCGAGGTCATCAACCGCATCTACGACGCCTGCGGCGAGGGCTTCGACGCCGCCATCTTCAACCCCGCCGGCTTCGGCACGGGGTATCCCGCGCTGGTGGCGGCGCTCTCGCAGGCGAACTTCCCGGTGATCGAAGTGCACATCAGCAACCCGATCCGGAGGGGGCCGGCGACCCAGACGGCGGCGGTGAGCCTCGGGGTGGTGGCGGGGTTCGGGGTGGCGGGATATGAATTGGCACTCAGGGGCATCTGCGGTCATCTGACAACCCGAGCCTGA
- a CDS encoding glutamate synthase subunit beta, producing the protein MGNVRGFLEVSRLEHGKRPVAERVKDWSEFELLTPLPLLKDQASRCMECGIPFCHGGCPLGNVIPEFNDHVYRDHPDLALAILHSTNNFPEFTGRVCPAPCEASCTLNLEDHPVTIKDIERSIVDRAWDAGAILPRPARARSGRTVAVIGSGPAGLAAAQQLARKGHAVTVFERDDRVGGLLRYGIPDFKLEKTLIDRRVAQMEAEGVVFRTGVHAGKDVDGAELRRSFDAVLLCGGARRPRDLPVPGRALRGVHFAMDFLAQANRRVAGETPADPILATGKRVVVIGGGDTGSDCLGTSIRQGAARIHQLELLPRPPATRDAANPWPAWPQVLRTSSSQEEGGERDWGIATTAFLDDGKGGLRALAAVRVGPAPTFTPIPGTEFELPCELVLLAMGFTGSEREGLLEQLGVEMDPRGNVRTSNFQASVEGIFAAGDQARGQSLVVHAIADGRKAAKAVNAHLKMMK; encoded by the coding sequence ATGGGCAACGTCCGCGGCTTCCTCGAAGTCTCCCGCCTGGAACACGGCAAGCGCCCCGTGGCCGAGCGCGTCAAGGACTGGAGCGAGTTCGAGCTCCTGACCCCCCTGCCCCTGCTCAAGGACCAGGCCTCCCGCTGCATGGAGTGCGGCATCCCCTTCTGCCACGGCGGCTGCCCCCTGGGCAACGTGATCCCCGAGTTCAACGACCACGTGTACCGGGACCACCCGGACCTCGCGCTCGCCATCCTCCACTCCACCAACAATTTTCCCGAGTTCACGGGCCGGGTGTGCCCCGCCCCCTGCGAGGCCTCCTGCACCCTCAACCTCGAGGACCACCCGGTGACCATCAAGGACATCGAGCGCAGCATCGTCGACCGCGCCTGGGATGCGGGGGCGATCCTGCCCCGTCCCGCCCGGGCGCGCTCCGGGCGCACCGTGGCCGTCATCGGCTCGGGCCCCGCGGGCCTGGCCGCGGCCCAGCAGCTGGCCCGCAAGGGCCACGCCGTCACGGTCTTCGAGAGGGACGACCGCGTCGGCGGGCTCCTGCGCTACGGCATTCCCGACTTCAAGCTTGAGAAGACCCTCATCGACCGCCGCGTGGCCCAGATGGAGGCCGAGGGCGTGGTCTTCCGCACCGGCGTCCACGCCGGTAAGGACGTGGACGGAGCGGAGCTGCGCAGGAGCTTCGACGCCGTCCTCCTCTGCGGCGGCGCCCGCAGGCCCCGGGACCTCCCCGTGCCGGGCCGGGCGCTGCGCGGCGTGCACTTCGCCATGGACTTCCTGGCCCAGGCCAACCGCCGCGTGGCCGGCGAGACCCCGGCGGACCCGATCCTGGCCACCGGCAAGCGCGTGGTCGTCATCGGCGGCGGCGACACCGGCTCCGACTGCCTGGGCACCTCCATCCGCCAAGGGGCCGCCCGCATCCACCAGCTCGAGCTGCTCCCCAGGCCCCCCGCCACCCGCGACGCCGCCAACCCCTGGCCCGCGTGGCCCCAGGTGCTTCGCACCTCCTCCTCCCAGGAGGAGGGCGGCGAGCGGGACTGGGGCATCGCCACCACCGCCTTCCTGGACGACGGCAAGGGCGGCCTGCGCGCCCTGGCCGCCGTGCGCGTGGGCCCCGCGCCCACCTTCACGCCCATTCCCGGCACCGAGTTCGAGCTCCCCTGCGAACTTGTCCTGCTGGCCATGGGCTTCACCGGCTCGGAACGGGAGGGCCTCCTGGAGCAGCTGGGCGTGGAGATGGACCCGCGCGGCAACGTCCGGACGTCCAACTTCCAGGCCAGCGTGGAAGGGATCTTCGCCGCCGGGGACCAGGCCCGCGGCCAGAGCCTCGTGGTGCACGCCATCGCCGACGGACGCAAGGCGGCCAAGGCCGTGAACGCCCATTTGAAAATGATGAAATGA